DNA from Bacteroides zoogleoformans:
GCAGGAAGAACATACCAGGTGGTCGCCTGCCTCGCAGATATTGAACACGGCGTAGAAGTTGGCCGCCTGTCCGCTGGAAGTGAGCATGGCGGCCACACCACCTTCAAGGGCGGCTATCTTGGCAGCAACAGCATCGTTCGTGGGATTTTGCAGACGAGTGTAGAAATATCCGCTGTCTTCGAGGTCGAATAGACGTGCCATTTGTTCGCTGGTTTCATATTTGAAAGTAGTGCTTTGGTAGATGGGAAGTACACGAGGTTCTCCTTTTTTAGGTGTCCATCCGGCTTGCACGCATAGCGTTTCCGGTTTGAATTGCTTTGCCATAATGCTTTTGTATTAAGTTTATTGTCAATTAACGTTGTAAGTCGTCGCAAAAGTAAGGAAAATAATGTATTTTTGCCTTCCATAAAGAAAAAATACAGTGAAAATGGTTCGAATATACCTCTTTTTGTTATTTATATTGACATTTATTATTTCCATTCAGGCTCAGCAGGTAACTGATACTCCAAAATCCGGCGAAGGCATTTCTTCTTTTCTAAAGCGCAACAATCGTCCGGGAAAAACATACTATAAGAGGTTTCTTGAATTGAATAGGAAGTGTTTGAACGGGAAAGAAGAATTGCAATTGGGGGTGAAATATGTGTTGCCTCCATTGAAGAATGGAGGAAAAAATGTTTCGATCAAAAAAAACGTAGCGGTTGGAGGTAATGATTTGAGAGACGGGCGGCAAACTGCCTCTGAACAAGATTCTGTAAAAGACAATCTTCTGAGAGGTGAGGTATCCGAAGATACATTGTTTGAGGAGAAGACTGTGGCAGATGTTGTTTTGCAAGAAACGACAAAAGAAGATACGGACGTTTTTGAACCTTCTTCTCTGCAAACCTCCCGCAAGCGAAAAGGATTTGTCCGAGAACCGCTCTTCGGGAAAGCGCTTGCCGATGTGCGTGTCAGTGGAAAGCGTTTGCAAGGTGCTTGTTTTTATGTGGTGGGCGGGCATGGAGGCCCTGACCCCGGTGCTATCGGGAAAATAGGCAATGTGGAACTCCATGAAGATGAATATGCTTATGATGTGGCTTTGCGCTTGGCACGCAATCTGATGGAGGAAGGGGCGGAAGTGCGCATCATTATTCAGGACTCTAAAGACGGCATTCGCGAAGATAAGTACCTCAGCAACAGCAAAAGAGAAACATGTATGGGAACTGCCATCCCC
Protein-coding regions in this window:
- a CDS encoding N-acetylmuramoyl-L-alanine amidase family protein, giving the protein MVRIYLFLLFILTFIISIQAQQVTDTPKSGEGISSFLKRNNRPGKTYYKRFLELNRKCLNGKEELQLGVKYVLPPLKNGGKNVSIKKNVAVGGNDLRDGRQTASEQDSVKDNLLRGEVSEDTLFEEKTVADVVLQETTKEDTDVFEPSSLQTSRKRKGFVREPLFGKALADVRVSGKRLQGACFYVVGGHGGPDPGAIGKIGNVELHEDEYAYDVALRLARNLMEEGAEVRIIIQDSKDGIREDKYLSNSKRETCMGTAIPLNQVARLRQRCERINELYRKDRKKYKYCRAIFLHVDSRSKGAQTDVFFYHSPKSSLGRKLATTMKNTFESKYGKHQPNRGFSGTVSGRNLYVMLNTSPVSVFVELGNIQNAFDQRRFVISSNRQALAKWMMEGFMVDYKK